DNA sequence from the Vicia villosa cultivar HV-30 ecotype Madison, WI linkage group LG3, Vvil1.0, whole genome shotgun sequence genome:
TGTAccaatattttgttgattaaaataaaaaaaagattgtGGCGATAATAACCCGTAAAATTAGTaaatttcaataataaaattcataagagttgttaaaatttataaataacatTCTCATTCTTTCCTTAGATGTTCACATTCTAGCatgaatgataaaatatattatatcaatcaaatttttttcaaaaacaaatactaattttgtttctatttttcatattttctttcaatatattaatgataaaattCATATCTcgataagttttaaaaaaataatatatcatattgaaagaaaaacaaaaagagtgCACAGTGCTAGTTACAAATGAAACAACACATTTTAATCATGACCATGTTTTATCATTACATGTTAAACAACCCTCTTGTACAATTTTTATACTCTGAACATCAGAATCATATATCATCCCATTTTTTCAATCAATTGGTAGAACCATCTTTGCCCAGAATCATATATCATCCCATTTTTTCAATCAATTGGTAGAACCATCTTTGCCCAAATCCATTTTCCATCATACCCTGCCGTAACCATGTAACCATAAACCTTAATTGTAATGTCCCTTGTATCTTCACAAATGTGTCCCACACTACACCATGATTTCAACTTAAATAATTCCACTATGAAGATCCAATCTTTTAGTAATGAATAAGCCACAAAAACCAATGGTTAATTATTACTacggatttatatatatatatatatatatatatatgaggagggatattcttactccaagagtaagttatcaagacttactcctcatcatgacaattgattcttctcaatctaatggttaaaattaatgagtattacttttctctctccatatttaattacttaataattttaaccattagattgaaaagaatcaatggtcatgatgaggagtaagtcttgataacttacttcTGGAGTAAGAACATCCCAATTCTATTTGATATATAAATGTCACCAGATTGTTTCAAAATTGGAAATGCCAACACCGCTCGAATATGTATAACCAACATCGCTCGAATAAGTATAAGCCATTAACAGTGATTAAATAATAGACACTGAGATATACAATTATAATCCATGGCATCCTATTTAGAAGTCagaacaaataaatattaatgctCACAAATTGGAAATTAAGCTTTTTTGGATTATGTAAACATCCTCAGAAtccataatttttatttaaatatacattGTTTTCCTAGCATGACTTGTAATTATTTGGAAAAATTAATGATCCAGATAACATTCATATAAAAGTCTTCACAGACATTCTGTTTAGAAATAATTTCAGAGATGAGTTTTCATATAACTTATGCAACTTATATGgttaatttgtatatattattctttTTCATGGCAAATTACAGTTAATCTAATTGATATAATATAGATTCCAAGAAGGTAAAGCACTATTATACCTATATTGCAttagaatatatatttaaatgGTTTTAATATATAGATCTAAATTGAACCAAAAGAACATATAGACTACTAAACTATTCCAGGCCACAAACaaagtgaagaagaaaaaaaagaaaaaaaggtgaCCATTTATGAATTTCAGAATCATTAAttcattatattaattaaaagttTCTTTCAAGTAAATGTAATTAGTAGTCAAATATTAAAGTTTGATTTAAACTTGATAGTTTAGGTTCTTGCCAATCCCAATTTCACATCTTCTGTTATCAATTTAACAAACAATtcaaaaacaacttttattatatGGATATTGTAGAAAAATAGTAGGTTGAAAAGTACTACACCAGATATTATTATGGATATTGCAGAAAAATAATAAGGCCTCATAGCATCATAAACTCAGCATCTGATATATTTAGAGCTAGGCAGCATATAAAACATAAGTATAAAAACACACACAAGACAGAAAAAgttataaacaaatataaaattatgAATAGTATTAAAAACCAAAACATCAAATGCACTTAAACATCACTTTCCTAGATATCCATAGGCAATACAATCTCTGCAGAAAGTAGAAATGCATTACAAAGGAAAGTCATTAAAAAGTACAAACACGAGAAAGATCAAGAAATTCAGCTACTTGAAACTGACAGAGTAGAAAACCAAGAAAACTGAAAACAGAAGGAATAAGTCTATTGGCTTAAAAAGATAATACTACAGTCTAAGTAGGCAAACTTGTATTTGAAAAAGTAACTAAAGTAAAGAGTATTTAGTTTGAATACTTGTTTCTATCGCATTCAGCTTTCCATAAGACTTGCTATAGGCATGTAATGACTGCATTGAAGAATCACATTCAGCTCTGCATGAAAAATAAAGTCAGAATCATATCATAAAAGTGAAAAGTGTAGAAAATAGAGTGGGATGGTTTAATGAAATGGTGGCTTGACAACACTTTTCAAGCAACTGCATTATAAAATACTATAAAATACATGGAAATGTactgcttagaagattatgctaagTTAAAAAAATGAATTGTAATGATTTAAAATAAACTCAAGAAATATGACAATTGACAATAAAACACATGGTGTAAATGTGGATTATGCCGGCGAATCCATGTTCCAACTACTGGGAAATATCGGCGAAACAACAAAACACACTTATGAATAAAGCGAATTCTTAGAAACACACTTTAAGCACCTTTTATGATCTATGTTCATGATAAGGAATTATTTTAGATGACAGAACATGTATTGTTGGTAGAATATTCAACTAATTCTGACCTTACACTTCCAATCGAGAAAAGAACTTGTGTTAAATTGCATTGTAGCACctgaaaaaattatttatcagAATTCAGAATGGTAGGATTTTAGAAACAAAAGCACACAAGCAGATAAGGGCACCTAAACTTTGACTAACTTTTTTCTGAATCAATTCCCCCAGTTCCCTCTTTAAAGTTGAGTAAGTTTTGGCTAATTCTGGTTTCATGAAAAATACCAGATACCCAACATTTTTAGGTGACCATCCTGTCAAAAGAACCATATCACCATATGTCAAAGCACAATGAGTAGTTAAAAGGAATTAACAGGTATAAATAATAAAGAGCTCATCGAGGGAAGACGTGATGAAAAAACATAGTAGGAACTTACCAGTCCACCTTTGGATATGTTCTTGCCAAATAAGAGCAACATAGAATCAGGTACACCAGTTGAATCTCTAAAAAATACTGTATTCACTTTAATCTTTTCATTCAACACTAACCACAGGTATGGAATTTTGGGTACACTTCCATTTACAGAGTTCTACACGATGCAGCACCAAAACTTTAGAACTTTAGTTATCTattaaaaacaaaagtaaacatgaatgtaaaatttaaaaacatataaatataaaaaaagaataaCATGATACCGCAATTTTCCATACATTTTGTTTGGGCCGTAAGTCGCAAATCATGATAGAAGGCCTTGACATGTCTGAAAGCAAGATCTGtgacaaaatcaaataaaaacacaaAGAATGAAACTTTCATGGAAATAGTAACGACAACAAACAAAGAATAACCTTTTGATTCACAACATACCAACTGATGAAAGGTCGAGAAATATTCATTCTGTTTTGACCGATggaacaatcatcatcatcgatGAAATTCATTAACCGTCAAGACAATGATATGAATTTATGATGATTGCTACTGTTGTTATTCACCTTCAAGACCAGAAACTATAAAAACcgtaaaacaaaaccaaatgaaaataaaaattgcagaaCAATGATtcaaaactaaaattataaatcaaataaaaacatggAAACTTCCCTCTTTAAACTTGAAGCCATGATTGAGATTTCTCTTTCTTAGATGAGCTGTGACGGTGGTCGACGATAGGATTCGCCAAAACCAACAACTATTCGGTTCATTTGGAAGGGAATGAGATGGGGATAATGAATATGAGATTAGTTTCGTAATCGGAGGTGGTTATGGTCGTATAGAGGGTGGAGAAAGTGGCTGCGGCGCTTTGGGAAAGGAAAGAGAGACGAGAGAAGAGAGGGAGGCGATAGGGTTTGTCTGGGTGAAAGAGACGAGAGAGAGTGTGAAATTTGTGTTTGGAGAGAGAAATAGAACTATGAAATGAGAGGGCTAGTAGTGCATAGTTGAGTAAATGTGTAAGAAGAGAATTGCTTTACCCGGTTAATGGTGTGTAGtcctgaaaatttgaaaaaaagagtgtGCCACTTGGATGAATGGGTTAATATTATTGGTTGAAATTAATCCATTTAGTAAATTACGATAAGGGGCAAATCTTAGTgataattaaaatacaaagaAGGGTATTTTAGGCGGTTATGTGGCATCTTCtattcttagttaggtagttgatttcCAATTCAACTTTGGGAGATTTTGACATTTTCTTAAATGTTTGGGAGCCCTCCATTACATCTCTCAACATTCCCTACTTGCTTATCTTCACCTTTGATTATTCTTCCCAGTAATTCCTACCTTCCATATGGACCCCGGAGAAAGATAAACAGGATAACAGCTATTTCTGCAGATGCAGGGAATGTTGAACCATCCTCTCCTTCTGGATCAAACAACCCTCTTTCACTTGTTTTCGACATACCTCGTGCCATTTGGAGGCAAACTACACGTCCATTAACCGATTTTGGGTTTGGTGGTAGGAGCATTTGGGAAGGTGGCGTTGGTCTCTTTCTGGTTTCCGGTGCAGTTCTTTTTGCACTTAGTTTAGCATGGTTGAAGGGTTTCCAAATACGATCCAGGTTCAACAAGTACACAGCAACATTTGAGTTTTCTCAGGCTTCTGGTATATCTACtggaacacccgtgaggatccgaGGGGTGACTATTGGTGATGTCGTTCGTATCAATCCTTCCTTAACAAGCATTGAAGCAGTTGTTGAGGTGCCTTTTCATATCATAATTTTGTTTCACTTCTCCTACCCTAACATCCCGGTTTTGCTTTATTGACTGATTTTGGATCCTTTTGTAGATTGAAGATGATAAAACAATCATACCACGTAATTCATTGGTTGAAGTTAACCAGTTAGGTCTTCTTATGGAGACTATAATTGACATTACTCCTCGACACCCCATTCCAACACCTTCCGCTGGACCTCTTGACCATGAATGCCATAAAGAAGGTCTCATTGTGTGTGATAGACAAAAGATTAAGGGTTACCAAGGGGTAATTTTGGATGCATTGGTTGGGATATTTACCCGTCTTGGCCGAGATGTAGAGAAAATTGGTATTGCCGACACCTATTCATTGGCTGAAAGAGCTGCCTCTGTTATTGAAGAAGCAAAACCACTTCTTACAAAGGTTTGATGTAATTTTCTTAAGCTAATGTGCTCGATTGGCAGTAATACATCCTCTAGAATAGACTCttgtatcaaaaaaaaaattcttgtcAATTATAACTTGACCGTTGCATAACATTGATTTACTCAATATATTACAACATCGTTTGTTCATCTTTTAGAATTCTTTGTTTGAAATATTTAGTTTGAgaatcaaattttaatttctgCTGTTATATTGTAAGAAACTTATTCTACAAACTTAACATATGGAGCATACACTAACACATCTGTCTTATACTCCTCTTTTTACCAATCAAATAACTACAGCAAAAGGAAATGTTTTCAGTATAAAATCATTTGGTCACATCCAAATTCTCATGGACATATTATGGATTTgaactattttttttatcattcagTAAAAGTTAAATACTATTGTATTTCTTCATGATTATGAGCGATTTACTAATAATTGATAAGAAGAATGATAGTAAGATCATATACATACTCTGATGTCTTAATAAGGGCCTACTTATATATGGTACTCATGCATTTTGTGTGTGTTTGATGTTTCCTTTTCTATTATTCTACTATTATATATGCTCATACCTATATTTCCCTTTGCTGTAGTGATATCTCAGATCAAAGCCATGGCTGAAGATCTTCAACCTTTGCTGGCTGATGTCCGTGATAGTGGTCTATTGAAGGAAGTTAAGAATTTAACTCGAAGCCTTACACAAGCCTCTGATGATTTGAGGTTGATGTGTAAACCTCTTTGGCTCTTATTTTATCTCTAATTTGGCCTGCATGTATATACATAGCACTGTAGCATGTTAATGTTAGAATAGGAGATGACATTGTGCTTGTCAACATGGATCAACAATTGAGGTGGTAAGAGTATGTGGTTACAACTTGTAACATGTCTTACTTTCACTTTCACCTGCAAATGGACGCGCAAACTGTCATGATGAGTTGCTTCATGGAATCCTATCTCAAATGTTTGGTGAATGGATGTCCCAAGCAGGGGATGGAAGGGATGACATGGgctgagttttgatttgattcCTCTCACAATGATCAAGTATTAACAAGAAATTACAAATGTGCAATAATGTGGACCAATTGCTATTAGAAAGGGATTTAACTTTGGAGGAGCTTAAGTACAGCTATGTAGTGCTCAAAACCCAATGAAACTGCAGGCAGATTGCAAAAGGAGGGAAGTCAAAGTTGGAGTAGGTGAGATTGTGTATTGTGGACACAACCTTATAGGATGAAGTTGCTGCCAGCCGCTGAAATGAAAAGCTCAGTCCAAATTTTTATGGTCCGTATGCAGTGGGAGAAAAGGTGGATCAGAGAGCTTATAAGTTACATCTACCAACTCATGCAAGAGTCCACTCAGTATTCCATGTGTCATGACTAATAACTGAAGAAGCCGATTACTGCCAATGATCCTTGTTAGGGAACTCCCCCTTTCCTAATGGAAGATTGGGAGTTACAAGTGGCTCCCTTGGAGGTGTTGTGGTTACTGAATAGAACACAACAAGTGTTGATAAAAAGGAAGGATTTACTCAGCCATTAGAATACTTGGGAAGTAAGCACTGTGATTGATCAGGTCTTTCCTTAATTCCACCTCGAGGATAAGGTGAGTCTAGTTTTGGGGGATAGGGAGGCAGGTTATTGTTAGGCCTATCATTAAACATGTGTTTAAGTGAAGTGAAGGGGTGCTTGGAGAGGAGTAGGCCAATATAATGTACAATAGGAATGACTGAAGGAGGAATAACAGAATTGACAGGTGGCCATCGGGGATCGGACAGAGAGATAAGAGGAATATTTGAGAGGAATAAAATAGAATGTGGGTAAGGAATAATAGATAAGTATTTTTGGTGAGGCAGAGCCAAGAGTTGTGGTCTCGATCTTTGGGAAGCACACCCTGCcattttatcatattttatttattccatttgCTTAACCTTGAATTCTCAGTTTTCTATTAGTTCTGTTTTCAATTTTTCTTGTTGTATTAAGTAATACTCTTACAAAGTAAACATGTAACTCTTACGAGTAAGTTGTGGGGAAATTTGATGTGTTAATCTCGACTCTCAAGTTTGACAGTTTTGGGTGCGTGcgtgcaaaaaaaaaagaaaaaagaatggagAGAAAATGTCACCTGTCCTTGCATTCTGTTATTTTGCAGTCATTATACTCATTATTTTCACTTTCATAAAACTTAATATTCTTGAACTATAATGGTTAGCATATGATACCTCTCTTTTTGTTTTGCAACTAATGTAAAGCATCCAATGGTTATGCAGAAGGGCACATTCATCAATTATGACCCCAGAGAACACTGAACTGATCCAAAAGTCCATATACACTCTCATATTTAC
Encoded proteins:
- the LOC131656846 gene encoding protein TRIGALACTOSYLDIACYLGLYCEROL 2, chloroplastic-like isoform X1, with product MFGSPPLHLSTFPTCLSSPLIILPSNSYLPYGPRRKINRITAISADAGNVEPSSPSGSNNPLSLVFDIPRAIWRQTTRPLTDFGFGGRSIWEGGVGLFLVSGAVLFALSLAWLKGFQIRSRFNKYTATFEFSQASGISTGTPVRIRGVTIGDVVRINPSLTSIEAVVEIEDDKTIIPRNSLVEVNQLGLLMETIIDITPRHPIPTPSAGPLDHECHKEGLIVCDRQKIKGYQGVILDALVGIFTRLGRDVEKIGIADTYSLAERAASVIEEAKPLLTKIKAMAEDLQPLLADVRDSGLLKEVKNLTRSLTQASDDLRRAHSSIMTPENTELIQKSIYTLIFTLKNIKNVSSDIMGFTGDEATRKNLKLLIKSLSRLL
- the LOC131656846 gene encoding protein TRIGALACTOSYLDIACYLGLYCEROL 2, chloroplastic-like isoform X2, producing MFGSPPLHLSTFPTCLSSPLIILPSNSYLPYGPRRKINRITAISADAGNVEPSSPSGSNNPLSLVFDIPRAIWRQTTRPLTDFGFGGRSIWEGGVGLFLVSGAVLFALSLAWLKGFQIRSRFNKYTATFEFSQASGISTGTPVRIRGVTIGDVVRINPSLTSIEAVVEIEDDKTIIPRNSLVEVNQLGLLMETIIDITPRHPIPTPSAGPLDHECHKEGLIVCDRQKIKGYQGVILDALVGIFTRLGRDVEKIGIADTYSLAERAASVIEEAKPLLTK